A region of Pseudoalteromonas aliena SW19 DNA encodes the following proteins:
- a CDS encoding GNAT family N-acetyltransferase encodes MFKTLKLPRVTLRLITHKHAGGLFTILNNPLVAQFNDYKTPLSKDNIKQLIQDDISAYYEGEVIRLAIEHNINTCFIGTCGLYKIGDKINSAFIGFELAPNYWQQGLMSEALVGFINTLPNTLQIYELFAEVNIKNIRSHKLLTKLGFTPNFNADLLPSRIKTITSNNGELWYKKINEQGKQ; translated from the coding sequence ATGTTTAAAACTTTAAAATTACCACGCGTTACACTGCGTTTGATCACCCATAAACATGCTGGTGGGTTGTTTACTATTTTAAATAATCCGCTCGTTGCTCAATTTAACGATTATAAAACTCCGCTCAGTAAAGATAATATTAAACAGTTAATACAAGATGATATAAGCGCATACTACGAGGGTGAAGTTATCCGCCTTGCAATTGAACATAATATTAATACGTGTTTTATTGGTACTTGTGGTCTGTATAAAATAGGGGACAAAATCAATAGTGCGTTTATAGGGTTCGAACTTGCCCCAAATTATTGGCAACAAGGATTAATGAGCGAAGCGCTAGTCGGTTTTATAAATACCTTACCAAATACATTGCAAATTTATGAACTTTTTGCCGAAGTTAATATAAAAAATATACGTTCACATAAACTTTTGACTAAGCTAGGGTTTACACCTAACTTTAATGCCGATTTATTGCCAAGCAGAATAAAAACAATAACCAGTAACAACGGTGAACTTTGGTATAAAAAAATAAATGAGCAAGGTAAGCAGTGA
- a CDS encoding alpha/beta hydrolase has protein sequence MAIKITKHYIVNLSLAVVIFALGVFAIRYYNHYVSAYTDVTINSKVLNESRKVFIRLPTNYDANKAYPLIIKTDGNFNLETWDQALTKQAKKEKGDKAILVSIPNLFFTFTRNRDLVPPYARQDVNTEARLALEAISEPNGEADKFLQFIETELLPYLSANYKLTNNRVLSGFSAGGSFVLYTLHTKPELFNGYFAFSPAAWYDDMTVVKKLDTFLDTQSDKINSPTYLYLSVGSAEHPLMLKAFNNLEQALTANPNSTLVWESAVNLGAEHSDNPSLSVANALRGYNHFIKH, from the coding sequence ATGGCTATAAAAATAACAAAACACTACATTGTAAATTTAAGTTTAGCCGTGGTTATATTTGCTTTGGGCGTATTTGCTATACGTTATTATAATCATTATGTATCGGCTTATACGGATGTAACCATTAATTCTAAAGTGCTTAATGAGTCGCGTAAGGTATTTATTAGACTACCGACTAATTACGATGCAAATAAAGCGTATCCGTTAATAATTAAAACGGACGGTAATTTTAACTTAGAAACTTGGGATCAAGCACTTACCAAACAAGCTAAAAAAGAAAAAGGGGATAAAGCTATATTAGTGTCTATTCCAAATTTATTTTTTACCTTTACACGTAATCGTGATTTAGTGCCTCCTTATGCGCGACAAGATGTAAATACAGAGGCACGTTTGGCACTTGAAGCAATTTCAGAGCCCAATGGTGAAGCCGATAAGTTTTTACAGTTTATTGAAACCGAGTTACTGCCATATTTATCTGCAAATTATAAGCTTACAAATAATCGTGTATTGAGTGGTTTTTCAGCAGGAGGGAGTTTTGTGCTTTATACACTGCATACTAAACCTGAGCTGTTTAATGGTTACTTTGCATTTAGCCCCGCAGCTTGGTACGACGATATGACCGTGGTTAAAAAGCTAGATACATTTTTAGATACACAATCTGATAAAATTAACTCGCCAACCTATTTGTATTTATCTGTTGGCAGTGCAGAGCATCCACTAATGCTAAAGGCATTTAATAATCTAGAGCAAGCCTTAACGGCTAATCCTAATAGTACGCTCGTATGGGAAAGTGCCGTAAATCTTGGAGCTGAACACTCAGACAACCCATCTCTTAGCGTTGCAAATGCGTTGAGAGGTTACAATCATTTTATAAAACATTAA
- a CDS encoding porin produces MNKRLASLLSASFVVAPAVSAVELYKDETNSVNAGGYIDVRVIHTQDQTEVVNGTSRINFNFERKLKNDWMALALVEWGINPVGSSDIVYNNRFESIQDEFLYNRLGYAGLLHEKYGQITIGKQWGAWYEVVYNTNYSFVWDGNAAGVYTYNKDDGAVNGTGRGDKLVQYRNSYKNVNFTLQAQLKNSEFYTCDVTNISESGCQSLWESGDSAAQKVEFNSTLGGAVTYKVTNMLTLSAGVNRGEFDLTFGDGTTRSVEDLIYGAGITWGDIDALGLYVAANINKNENHDTDNLGRLIKDAIGVETFASYRFNNDLRSFIAYNVFDAGDDYVIQPNFNADPNDVFKRQFAVIGLHYFIDTDTIAYIEARKDFGDFESTNKEQQALMEQSEDDGIAIGFRYTL; encoded by the coding sequence ATGAACAAAAGATTAGCATCACTACTTAGTGCAAGTTTTGTAGTCGCTCCGGCTGTGTCAGCAGTTGAGTTATACAAGGACGAAACCAACTCTGTTAATGCAGGTGGCTATATAGATGTTCGTGTGATCCATACCCAAGATCAAACTGAAGTTGTTAATGGTACATCACGTATTAACTTTAACTTTGAGCGTAAACTTAAAAATGATTGGATGGCACTGGCACTTGTAGAATGGGGTATAAACCCTGTTGGCAGTAGCGACATAGTTTACAACAACCGCTTTGAATCTATTCAAGATGAGTTTTTATACAATCGCTTGGGCTACGCAGGCCTATTACACGAAAAATATGGCCAAATTACCATAGGTAAACAATGGGGTGCGTGGTACGAGGTTGTTTATAACACCAATTACAGTTTTGTTTGGGATGGCAATGCGGCTGGCGTTTACACTTATAATAAAGACGACGGCGCGGTTAATGGTACGGGTCGTGGCGACAAGTTAGTCCAATACCGTAACAGCTACAAAAACGTTAATTTTACCTTGCAAGCGCAGTTAAAAAATAGCGAATTTTATACGTGTGACGTGACTAATATTTCTGAATCTGGTTGCCAAAGTTTATGGGAGTCAGGTGATAGCGCGGCGCAAAAGGTCGAGTTTAATTCTACATTGGGCGGTGCAGTGACCTACAAGGTAACTAACATGTTAACACTTAGTGCAGGTGTAAACCGTGGTGAATTTGATCTTACTTTTGGCGATGGCACGACCCGCTCTGTTGAAGATTTAATTTATGGCGCAGGTATTACATGGGGTGATATTGATGCACTTGGTTTATACGTTGCCGCTAATATTAATAAAAACGAAAATCACGATACCGACAACTTAGGCCGTTTGATTAAAGACGCTATTGGTGTAGAGACATTCGCATCTTATCGATTTAACAACGATCTACGCTCTTTTATTGCGTATAACGTATTTGATGCAGGCGATGACTATGTAATTCAACCAAACTTTAATGCCGATCCAAATGATGTGTTTAAACGCCAATTTGCTGTAATTGGCCTACATTACTTTATTGACACGGACACAATTGCTTATATAGAAGCTCGAAAAGATTTTGGTGATTTTGAAAGCACTAACAAAGAGCAACAAGCTTTGATGGAACAATCTGAAGACGATGGTATTGCTATTGGTTTTAGATATACACTTTAA